The genomic window GGAAAACACCTTGAACTCTGAAAATAAGAGCGCTGACGTGTCTAAACCTGGACTTTTAGTGTCTAAAGCGGACCAGCACAGTCTGGTCAGCGCCCTCACAGACCACTGGGAGGTGGACAGCGGTTTCTGCTCTGAGACCAGTCCTCCGGCCAGCGGCAGAAGTTCTCCGTGCCTCAGCTCGTGCCGGACCATGGTGGTGGCGTTGGACTGTGAGATGGTGGGGACGGGTCCCGGCGGGCGCTGCAGCGAGCTGGCCCGCTGCAGCATCCTAGATTACCATGGCAACGTCCTGTACGATAAGTACATTCGGCCGAGTCAGGTCGTCACAGACTTCAGGACTCGCTGGAGCGGCATCAGGAGGCATCACCTGCGCAACGCCACACCCTTCGCTCAAGccagagaggaggtgaggcCTACTTCACTTCTTTGTCTGCTGTTGTATTTTCCatcttctcattttaaaacatttttgtcacaccATGTAGAAATAATATAGTTGGTATAAAGTGTGTTTAATCACGTAAATTGTaatcaaactttaaaaagaaacgTAAAATGAAGATCCATGTCatgtatttattcatgcatGACCTTTTATCTTGAGCTGTTGTGGACcagatttttcttattttcaaatCGATTAATCTTAATTTTGATTAAAATTTTTGATTAAGTTGTTTGGtacataaaatgtcagaaaatgttttccaaagcccaagatgacaacgtcaaatgtctcatttgtccacaatccaaagatattcagtttgctCTGTATCTACATAGAAAAGATACAATTCAGtagttgaaaaaaacaaacaggtttaAATTCAGTCAAACAACTCAACATCCTGCCTGCTCTGACCCTAAATCAAATCCCTCAAACTTCCAGCTCAAGTTTTATCTTCATTCTGATCTGCATCTCTTGCTTTATCTGTCCTGCAGGTCCTCAGTATACTGGAGGGCAAAGTGGTCGTGGGACACTCGGTCTACAACGACTTTGACGCGTTGGACATGCTCCATCCAGTCCACCTGGTCAGGGACACCTGCACGACGCGTTTCCTCAGTCGGCTGGCCGGATTCCCCGGAGAACGCGGCCCCTCCCTCAAGATCCTCGCCAACAAGCTGCTGAACAGGAAGATACAGGTGACTTCTTCAGCCTTTTacacactgaatgaaaatgtttgggcttgttttttgttgtagG from Scomber scombrus chromosome 6, fScoSco1.1, whole genome shotgun sequence includes these protein-coding regions:
- the LOC133982130 gene encoding apoptosis-enhancing nuclease-like encodes the protein MAEASRRNKVSSWGLLSNCRYLCKKRMMMRAIESARAKKKHQQRIMIADNKRKRTDSHNEPLDTNKLIKKTKSGRTEQENTLNSENKSADVSKPGLLVSKADQHSLVSALTDHWEVDSGFCSETSPPASGRSSPCLSSCRTMVVALDCEMVGTGPGGRCSELARCSILDYHGNVLYDKYIRPSQVVTDFRTRWSGIRRHHLRNATPFAQAREEVLSILEGKVVVGHSVYNDFDALDMLHPVHLVRDTCTTRFLSRLAGFPGERGPSLKILANKLLNRKIQVGKQGHCSVEDARAALDLYKLVEGEWEQELQNRLRDDDTPREPSFAASNHYMQDEYWPNDVIADGQ